From the genome of Xiphophorus hellerii strain 12219 chromosome 11, Xiphophorus_hellerii-4.1, whole genome shotgun sequence, one region includes:
- the hephl1a gene encoding hephaestin-like protein 1a isoform X1, translating into MARRLWLLLSNLLFALSFGAEGAYSRERVYFIGIIEDDWSYAPSEKNLLNGRNIEDDEHASIFLERGKERIGSTYKKAMYREYTDATYSHLAARPDWLGFLGPILRAEVDDVIIIHLKNFANRSYSIHPHGLFYAKDAEGALYPDKTLNDLKEDDSVPPGGSYTYRWEVRPRFAPTNDDADCLTWVYHSHIDTPKDIASGLIGPLITCKKGILKNPGRQVSESARKDVDQDIYLLFSVVDENLSWYLEDNIKRCSEPDGVSSDDPEFEESNLMHAINGYTFGNLPGIKLCQHRPVAWHLFGMGNEVDVHSAFFHGNTLLDRGHRTDTISLFPATFATATMVPKMRGKWLLSCQVNDHLQAGMQAFYEVMSCDSSSGSTTIPGVVRNFYLAAEEVQWNYAPSEKNLIKNASLTEEGRASEVFFSRDNGAIGGTYVKVIYKEYTDNTFTHVKASPSHHGLLGPVLRAEEGDILRVTFQNKANRSYSIHPHGLHYEKHFQGTSYEDGSDNPGSHVDPGKEFVYTWRVLEGPSPSDSPCIPYMYYSATDPVKDTNSGLVGPLLVCKRGALGKNGIQKGVDKEFFLLFSVMDENLSWYLNENIELFGTAETDEEDENFVESNKMHAINGLMYGNLPGLEMCAGDNVMWYTFGLGTEADIHGVYFEGNTFEKQSTTRDTVSLFPHTTAALFMQPNNHGLFEVDCRTTDHFSAGMRHLYKVKPCKGKGIHAPHSDSPRIVKYYISAEEIEWDYSPTRDWELEKHKTNPEESPGNIFVGKGENRIGSRYKKVVYREYTDETFKNQKAREEHLGILGPIIHGEVGERILIIFKNKASRPYSITPHGVKASGSHTDVQPGHIIELTWDIPKSSGPTNSDPNCITYAYFSSVDYVKDLFSGLLGPLVICRRGTLGHGELVGRQRRDIDREFALLFLVYDENQSWYLDDNIKTYLGVDPGTFKKDEDFKESNLMHGINGRLYGNLRGLVMKEKEKVDWYLLGMGNEIDMHTVHFHAETFIYRTDHVHRADVFDLFPGIFQTVEMVAANPGTWLLHCHVFDHIHAGMETTYTIKATEIHLRATAPEHKVGFKTLLFAPGLGLLVRRIYR; encoded by the exons ATGGCTCGGAGACTCTGGCTCTTGCTAAGCAATTTGTTGTTTGCTCTCTCGTTTGGCGCGGAAGGGGCTTACAGCAGGGAGAGAGTTTACTTTATCGGAATCATAGAGGACGACTGGTCTTACGCACCAAGTGAAAAAAACCTACTGAACGGCCGGAACATCGAAGATGACGA ACATGCATCTATTTTCCTGGAAAGAGGGAAAGAGCGCATTGGCAGCACCTACAAGAAAGCAATGTACAGAGAGTACACAGACGCCACCTACAGCCACCTGGCGGCCCGGCCAGATTGGCTGGGTTTTCTGGGACCCATATTGCGAGCCGAGGTTGATGATGTCATCATAATTCACTTAAAAAACTTTGCTAACAGGAGCTACTCCATACATCCCCACGGACTTTTCTACGCGAAGGACGCAGAAG GAGCTCTGTATCCAGACAAGACACTCAATGATTTGAAGGAGGATGACTCTGTCCCTCCAGGGGGCAGCTACACTTACCGCTGGGAGGTAAGACCGAGGTTTGCCCCCACAAACGATGACGCCGACTGCCTGACCTGGGTCTACCACTCCCATATTGATACTCCAAAGGATATTGCCTCAGGCCTCATTGGACCTCTCATCACATGCAAGAAAG GAATTCTGAAGAATCCTGGAAGACAAGTTTCCGAGTCGGCCCGCAAGGATGTCGATCAGGACATCTATTTGTTGTTCAGTGTGGTGGATGAAAACCTGAGCTGGTACCTGGAAGACAACATTAAGAGATGCTCGGAACCAGATGGGGTCTCTTCAGACGATCCAGAGTTTGAGGAGTCGAACTTGATGCATG CTATAAACGGGTACACATTTGGTAATCTGCCTGGTATTAAGCTCTGCCAGCACCGGCCTGTAGCCTGGCATTTATTTGGGATGGGTAATGAAGTGGACGTCCACAGTGCTTTTTTCCATGGAAACACTCTGCTGGACCGAGGCCACCGCACTGATACAATCAGCCTGTTTCCGGCCACGTTCGCTACTGCTACGATGGTCCCAAAAATGAGAGGAAAGTGGCTGCTGAGCTGCCAGGTTAATGACCACTTACAAG ctggtATGCAGGCCTTTTACGAAGTGATGTCATGTGACTCTTCGTCTGGCAGCACAACAATACCTGGTGTTGTCAGGAATTTCTAcctggcagcagaggaagtccAGTGGAACTACGCCCCCTCAGAAaagaatttgattaaaaacgCATCACTTACTGAAGAGGGCAG GGCATCAGAGGTGTTTTTTAGCCGAGATAATGGAGCAATTGGAGGTACCTATGTAAAAGTAATATACAAAGAGTACACAGACAATACCTTCACCCACGTCAAAGCATCACCATCCCATCATGGACTCTTGG GTCCTGTACTGAGGGCAGAGGAGGGCGATATTCTTAGAGTGACATTCCAGAACAAGGCCAACAGAAGCTACAGCATTCATCCTCATGGACTTCACTATGAGAAACATTTCCAGGGAACCAGCTACGAAGATG GTTCTGACAACCCAGGGTCACATGTTGACCCGGGTAAGGAATTTGTCTACACTTGGCGGGTGCTGGAAGGCCCGTCGCCATCCGATTCTCCCTGTATTCCCTACATGTACTACTCCGCCACGGATCCTGTCAAGGATACCAACTCCGGATTAGTTGGGCCTCTACTTGTGTGTAAACGAGGAGCGCTGGGGAAGAATGGAATCCAG AAGGGTGTTGACAAGGAgttcttcctccttttctctgtCATGGATGAAAACTTGAGCTGGTATCTGAATGAAAACATCGAGCTTTTCGGCACTGCTGAGACAGATGAAGAAGATGAGAACTTTGTGGAGAGCAACAAAATGCATG CTATAAATGGACTCATGTACGGGAACCTTCCGGGGCTGGAAATGTGTGCCGGGGACAATGTCATGTGGTACACCTTTGGGCTCGGCACAGAGGCAGACATACACGGAGTGTATTTTGAGGGAAACACCTTTGAGAAACAAAGCACTACACGCGATACAGTCAGCCTGTTTCCCCACACCACTGCAGCTCTCTTCATGCAGCCAAATAATCATG GTCTGTTTGAGGTGGACTGCAGAACAACAGATCACTTCTCAGCTGGCATGAGGCACCTTTACAAAGTCAAACCTTGCAAGGGAAAAGGCATACATGCCCCACACTCTGACTCTCCCAGGATTGTGAAGTATTATATCAGTGCAGAGGAAATTGAATGGGACTACTCACCTACAAGAGACTGGGAGCtggagaaacacaaaacaaatccagAGGAGAG TCCAGGCAATATATTTGTGGGTAAAGGGGAGAACAGGATTGGCTCCCGCTACAAGAAGGTAGTGTATCGTGAATACACAGATGAAACCTTCAAAAATCAGAAGGCACGGGAGGAACACTTGGGCATCTTGG GTCCGATAATCCACGGAGAGGTGGGAGAGCGGATTCTGATTATATTCAAAAACAAAGCCAGTCGGCCTTACTCCATCACACCACACGGAGTCAAGGCCAGCGGTTCACACACTGATGTTCAACCTG GCCACATTATTGAGTTGACTTGGGATATTCCTAAAAGCTCTGGACCAACAAATTCAGATCCTAACTGCATCACCTATGCTTACTTCTCATCTGTTGACTACGTCAAG GATCTCTTTAGTGGTCTTCTTGGGCCCCTGGTGATATGCAGGCGTGGGACTCTGGGCCATGGCGAGTTGGTTGGCAGACAAAGGCGGGACATAGACAGGGAGTTCGCGCTGCTGTTTTTGGTGTATGATGAAAACCAGTCCTGGTACTTGGATGACAACATTAAGACATACCTTGGCGTCGACCctggaacatttaaaaaagacgAAGACTTTAAGGAGAGTAACTTGATGCACG GAATTAATGGTAGACTGTATGGTAACCTCCGTGGACTGGtgatgaaggagaaggagaaagtCGACTGGTATCTACTTGGCATGGGCAATGAAATAGACATGCACACAGTTCACTTTCATGCCGAAACCTTCATCTACAGG ACGGACCATGTGCATCGCGCAGATGTTTTCGATTTGTTCCCTGGGATTTTCCAGACTGTTGAGATGGTGGCGGCAAACCCAGGGACATGGCTGCTCCATTGTCATGTCTTTGACCACATCCATGCAGGCATGGAGACCACTTATACAATAAAAG CTACAGAAATCCACTTGCGAG CTACTGCACCAGAACATAAAGTCGGTTTCAAGACGCTGCTGTTCGCACCTGGACTCGGTCTGCTAGTCAGAAGAATTTATAGATGA
- the hephl1a gene encoding hephaestin-like protein 1a isoform X2, which translates to MARRLWLLLSNLLFALSFGAEGAYSRERVYFIGIIEDDWSYAPSEKNLLNGRNIEDDEHASIFLERGKERIGSTYKKAMYREYTDATYSHLAARPDWLGFLGPILRAEVDDVIIIHLKNFANRSYSIHPHGLFYAKDAEGALYPDKTLNDLKEDDSVPPGGSYTYRWEVRPRFAPTNDDADCLTWVYHSHIDTPKDIASGLIGPLITCKKGILKNPGRQVSESARKDVDQDIYLLFSVVDENLSWYLEDNIKRCSEPDGVSSDDPEFEESNLMHAINGYTFGNLPGIKLCQHRPVAWHLFGMGNEVDVHSAFFHGNTLLDRGHRTDTISLFPATFATATMVPKMRGKWLLSCQVNDHLQAGMQAFYEVMSCDSSSGSTTIPGVVRNFYLAAEEVQWNYAPSEKNLIKNASLTEEGRASEVFFSRDNGAIGGTYVKVIYKEYTDNTFTHVKASPSHHGLLGPVLRAEEGDILRVTFQNKANRSYSIHPHGLHYEKHFQGTSYEDGSDNPGSHVDPGKEFVYTWRVLEGPSPSDSPCIPYMYYSATDPVKDTNSGLVGPLLVCKRGALGKNGIQKGVDKEFFLLFSVMDENLSWYLNENIELFGTAETDEEDENFVESNKMHAINGLMYGNLPGLEMCAGDNVMWYTFGLGTEADIHGVYFEGNTFEKQSTTRDTVSLFPHTTAALFMQPNNHGLFEVDCRTTDHFSAGMRHLYKVKPCKGKGIHAPHSDSPRIVKYYISAEEIEWDYSPTRDWELEKHKTNPEESPGNIFVGKGENRIGSRYKKVVYREYTDETFKNQKAREEHLGILGPIIHGEVGERILIIFKNKASRPYSITPHGVKASGSHTDVQPGHIIELTWDIPKSSGPTNSDPNCITYAYFSSVDYVKVHPSFLQKH; encoded by the exons ATGGCTCGGAGACTCTGGCTCTTGCTAAGCAATTTGTTGTTTGCTCTCTCGTTTGGCGCGGAAGGGGCTTACAGCAGGGAGAGAGTTTACTTTATCGGAATCATAGAGGACGACTGGTCTTACGCACCAAGTGAAAAAAACCTACTGAACGGCCGGAACATCGAAGATGACGA ACATGCATCTATTTTCCTGGAAAGAGGGAAAGAGCGCATTGGCAGCACCTACAAGAAAGCAATGTACAGAGAGTACACAGACGCCACCTACAGCCACCTGGCGGCCCGGCCAGATTGGCTGGGTTTTCTGGGACCCATATTGCGAGCCGAGGTTGATGATGTCATCATAATTCACTTAAAAAACTTTGCTAACAGGAGCTACTCCATACATCCCCACGGACTTTTCTACGCGAAGGACGCAGAAG GAGCTCTGTATCCAGACAAGACACTCAATGATTTGAAGGAGGATGACTCTGTCCCTCCAGGGGGCAGCTACACTTACCGCTGGGAGGTAAGACCGAGGTTTGCCCCCACAAACGATGACGCCGACTGCCTGACCTGGGTCTACCACTCCCATATTGATACTCCAAAGGATATTGCCTCAGGCCTCATTGGACCTCTCATCACATGCAAGAAAG GAATTCTGAAGAATCCTGGAAGACAAGTTTCCGAGTCGGCCCGCAAGGATGTCGATCAGGACATCTATTTGTTGTTCAGTGTGGTGGATGAAAACCTGAGCTGGTACCTGGAAGACAACATTAAGAGATGCTCGGAACCAGATGGGGTCTCTTCAGACGATCCAGAGTTTGAGGAGTCGAACTTGATGCATG CTATAAACGGGTACACATTTGGTAATCTGCCTGGTATTAAGCTCTGCCAGCACCGGCCTGTAGCCTGGCATTTATTTGGGATGGGTAATGAAGTGGACGTCCACAGTGCTTTTTTCCATGGAAACACTCTGCTGGACCGAGGCCACCGCACTGATACAATCAGCCTGTTTCCGGCCACGTTCGCTACTGCTACGATGGTCCCAAAAATGAGAGGAAAGTGGCTGCTGAGCTGCCAGGTTAATGACCACTTACAAG ctggtATGCAGGCCTTTTACGAAGTGATGTCATGTGACTCTTCGTCTGGCAGCACAACAATACCTGGTGTTGTCAGGAATTTCTAcctggcagcagaggaagtccAGTGGAACTACGCCCCCTCAGAAaagaatttgattaaaaacgCATCACTTACTGAAGAGGGCAG GGCATCAGAGGTGTTTTTTAGCCGAGATAATGGAGCAATTGGAGGTACCTATGTAAAAGTAATATACAAAGAGTACACAGACAATACCTTCACCCACGTCAAAGCATCACCATCCCATCATGGACTCTTGG GTCCTGTACTGAGGGCAGAGGAGGGCGATATTCTTAGAGTGACATTCCAGAACAAGGCCAACAGAAGCTACAGCATTCATCCTCATGGACTTCACTATGAGAAACATTTCCAGGGAACCAGCTACGAAGATG GTTCTGACAACCCAGGGTCACATGTTGACCCGGGTAAGGAATTTGTCTACACTTGGCGGGTGCTGGAAGGCCCGTCGCCATCCGATTCTCCCTGTATTCCCTACATGTACTACTCCGCCACGGATCCTGTCAAGGATACCAACTCCGGATTAGTTGGGCCTCTACTTGTGTGTAAACGAGGAGCGCTGGGGAAGAATGGAATCCAG AAGGGTGTTGACAAGGAgttcttcctccttttctctgtCATGGATGAAAACTTGAGCTGGTATCTGAATGAAAACATCGAGCTTTTCGGCACTGCTGAGACAGATGAAGAAGATGAGAACTTTGTGGAGAGCAACAAAATGCATG CTATAAATGGACTCATGTACGGGAACCTTCCGGGGCTGGAAATGTGTGCCGGGGACAATGTCATGTGGTACACCTTTGGGCTCGGCACAGAGGCAGACATACACGGAGTGTATTTTGAGGGAAACACCTTTGAGAAACAAAGCACTACACGCGATACAGTCAGCCTGTTTCCCCACACCACTGCAGCTCTCTTCATGCAGCCAAATAATCATG GTCTGTTTGAGGTGGACTGCAGAACAACAGATCACTTCTCAGCTGGCATGAGGCACCTTTACAAAGTCAAACCTTGCAAGGGAAAAGGCATACATGCCCCACACTCTGACTCTCCCAGGATTGTGAAGTATTATATCAGTGCAGAGGAAATTGAATGGGACTACTCACCTACAAGAGACTGGGAGCtggagaaacacaaaacaaatccagAGGAGAG TCCAGGCAATATATTTGTGGGTAAAGGGGAGAACAGGATTGGCTCCCGCTACAAGAAGGTAGTGTATCGTGAATACACAGATGAAACCTTCAAAAATCAGAAGGCACGGGAGGAACACTTGGGCATCTTGG GTCCGATAATCCACGGAGAGGTGGGAGAGCGGATTCTGATTATATTCAAAAACAAAGCCAGTCGGCCTTACTCCATCACACCACACGGAGTCAAGGCCAGCGGTTCACACACTGATGTTCAACCTG GCCACATTATTGAGTTGACTTGGGATATTCCTAAAAGCTCTGGACCAACAAATTCAGATCCTAACTGCATCACCTATGCTTACTTCTCATCTGTTGACTACGTCAAGGTACATCCCTCCttcttacagaaacattaa